The following coding sequences lie in one Miscanthus floridulus cultivar M001 chromosome 9, ASM1932011v1, whole genome shotgun sequence genomic window:
- the LOC136483276 gene encoding transcription factor LHW-like isoform X1, translating to MAVGDALRRLCEEIGWSYAVFWKAIGAADPVHLVREDGYCGHTSCAVGSEPSESLPSDAAGCSVPAADTICSLVNNVMASQVHVVGQGLLLGLSDSWRLYPVFCFGRTVGRAAFSGNHQWIVHGTTNGHGLSS from the exons ATGGCGGTCGGGGACGCGCTGCGACGGCTGTGCGAGGAGATTGGGTGGTCCTACGCCGTCTTCTGGAAGGCCATCGGCGCCGCCGACCCTGT GCATTTGGTGCGGGAGGACGGCTACTGTGGCCACACGTCGTGCGCTGTCGGATCTGAGCCTTCTGAATCTCTGCCCAGCGACGCCGCCGGGTGCTCTGTTCCTGCTGCTGACACCATCTGCTCGCTTGTTAACAACGTTATGGCGTCGCAGGTTCATGTCGTCGGACAAGG GTTGCTCCTTGGATTATCGGATTCATGGCGGCTATACCCTGTGTTTTGTTTTGGCAGGACCGTAGGCCGTGCCGCGTTCAGTGGCAATCACCAATGGATCGTCCACGGTACTACCAATGGTCACGGGCTCTCCTCCTGA
- the LOC136483276 gene encoding transcription factor LHW-like isoform X2, translating into MAVGDALRRLCEEIGWSYAVFWKAIGAADPVHLVREDGYCGHTSCAVGSEPSESLPSDAAGCSVPAADTICSLVNNVMASQVHVVGQGTVGRAAFSGNHQWIVHGTTNGHGLSS; encoded by the exons ATGGCGGTCGGGGACGCGCTGCGACGGCTGTGCGAGGAGATTGGGTGGTCCTACGCCGTCTTCTGGAAGGCCATCGGCGCCGCCGACCCTGT GCATTTGGTGCGGGAGGACGGCTACTGTGGCCACACGTCGTGCGCTGTCGGATCTGAGCCTTCTGAATCTCTGCCCAGCGACGCCGCCGGGTGCTCTGTTCCTGCTGCTGACACCATCTGCTCGCTTGTTAACAACGTTATGGCGTCGCAGGTTCATGTCGTCGGACAAGG GACCGTAGGCCGTGCCGCGTTCAGTGGCAATCACCAATGGATCGTCCACGGTACTACCAATGGTCACGGGCTCTCCTCCTGA